CAATAATAGCATAAATCCAATCATACTTTTCCGCAAACCATAAAGCGCGCGCAATCGTTTCCTTATCAAACCCAACTACTGCCAGTTTCTTCACACCAATTTCCTGTGCCCGCTCCAAAACCGCCTCGTAATCCTCAGCAAAATCTTCAGTATTAATATGACAATGCGTATCAAATAACATAATTATTCCTCCTGTACGTTCAAAACTATTATACCATTTTTTTCTTTTTGGTGAGAAAGAAAGAAACCAGCAAAGCAAAGCTTAACTGGTTTCCAATGATTATTCATATTTGGTTTTGCTATATAAAAATGTTTCAAAGAAATATGGTGATTTTTTAGCCAACTCGGCATTTACAAAATCTGTGCCAAATTTTTCGTATAAAGTCTGTTGCCCTGAAAAAAGATCAGTCCCCAGACCTAAACGATTTCCTTTAATATCCACATTCATAGCTGAAAGCACAGTTGGAAATACATCCATTGAATTGAACAATCTATCTTTATTTTTAACCCCAGCAACTTTAGTTTGGTCAAGATTGAGATAGGCATTAAAAGTCCGGCGCTCATAATTTGGATCAAGGGTTTTAAAATATTCTTGTTCCATACTCAAATGGTCGCCATGAAGCACAATAACGGTATCTTCATAGTAAGGTTGCTGTTTCAAATAGTTAATAAACTCGCCAACCATACTGTCAACGCATGAGATTGAATTTTCATATGGTTCAGTACGATCTTTGGGACATGCTTCGTCAGTGTAACCATCGGGGAAGTGCGAATCATCAGCTTCAATAACCATAGCAAACGGTTGATCTTGTTGTGTAATCGCTTCAAGCTTCTCACGAGAAAATTCAAAGAGTTTGCGGTCTTCAAACCCCCACCACACAAGATACTCTTGAGGAATTTTCCCTTCGTCTTTGGCAACTTTAACATCTAAAATTTCAAAATCACCATGGGTTTGATAGAAATTGTTCACGCCGGCAAAGGTGCCATCAGCGCCAACAAGAAACTGCAGATTGTAACCTTCTTGTTTAAGAATATCTCCCAAGGTAATTGCTCCGGTAGCAAATTCATACTTGGTTCCATAATCATTTCCCTTAACCGGAACTTTAAATGGCAATCCCGATTGCTGAGCAAACATGCCGGCAATTGAATAACCGGTTTCCGGCGCTTGGATACCGCCGCCCATTAACTCGCCGCCAGAAAAACTGACAGCACCGGGTTCATTAATTAACGCCGTTAAATTTGGCATTAAATTAATATCTACAGCTCCGCCCAATTCTTTAGAAAAATAAGTCGCCTCAAATGATTCAAGATAAATATAAATCAAATTCTTCTTTTGTTTAGGAAATGTGATAATATCCGAACTTGGTTTTACATAATTATCTTCAAAAAAAGTTGTCGTTTCAGCGAAAAAATATGTAGCAATTTTTAAATTTGCATTCATATAAAAAAGACTTGAGAATAAAAGTGCGCCAGTTATTAGCAAGATTGACAGTTTTTTAACTGACGACTTCAACTTTACTTTTTTTAAAATTAAATAGTAAATAAAAACAACTATCAATGTAACTAGAAGAATAACTCCTATTGCCATTGCTATTTGAATATAAAAAGATGTTGGTGTCCCTGCAGTAGGTGCAGTAATACTAAAAAAGTATTGTTCAAAACTGACATCACCAAAATTATATACCATCCATGTTGTAAAGCCGACCACGAAAATCGTCACAAAAGTAAGTATTGTAATCAATATTAAAAACAAACGATGCTTGTCTTTATTGTTATTCATTGATTCCCACCCTTTCCTATTTTATAACCAAGATTAATTTTAACAGATGTTTATCCTAATATCTAATTAATTTATTTATATGTTTAAGCCAGATTTAAGGTTCACCATTTATTATTGAGTCATGCCCTTATTTATATAAAAAACTTTGGAGGTGATTGCTATTAACTTACAGACTGTTTGAAAACGCTTGAAATTACAAAAACTTGGCAAAAATTGTGATTGAGCGTATCTTGACATACGTGATTGAGCAGATTTTATCGAGTTTTATGGAATTGCGGGCGCTTCTCAACAGTCTGTAAAGTTCGATAATAATTCTTCATAGACACCCTATCTCTTTTAACTTTTATAAATATTTTGAACCGCCTGGCACTGATGGTGCCAGGCGGTTCTTACTTTTCCCCCAAAAAACTTACGCCTACCTTACAATAGTGTTCCTGTACTGTAAGGCGGTTTCTTTTTATAATTGAAGTAAGGATAGGTGACTGGTTATGAAGAAATTATTTGTGGTACTTACAATTGTGTGCTTGAGTTTCACCCTGGCCTTTACCGGTGCAAAGCCAGTGCAGGCGGCGACCGGACTCGGGACGGCGCCGTTAGTGAGCGCGGTTGATAACAGCAATCGCGATAAGCCAATGCCGCTGATTAATTATGTCATTATTGGCGGTTGTGTAGTTGGCGGTATTTCCGGCATTATCATTTTGATTGCGACAATCCGCTATTTTAAACATTCTAAGTAAAAAGGAAAAACCGCGAGGGCTAAACCCTCGCGGTTTTTTATGTCGGGCCAAAGCCCGGCATTTTCACTCAAAAATAACGTTTTACTTTTCTGCAGTATGCATCGTATTCCGTTCCATAAATTGTTCGCAGCGCGTTTTCCTCAAGGTTAACCTGACGATCAATCAGCCATAAGCCACCTACAAAATACGCAAGAAATATCCACAACGGAAAAATAATCAGGATACCAAACAATATCATGAAGAATGCCAGATACAGGGGATTGCGGCTAAAAGCAAATGCGCCACTGATAACAAGCTGTCCCGGCGTATCCATATCAATACCGACCCGAAAACTTTTGCCAAAGGAAATCATTCCCCAGAAAAACACTATCGGTGCCGCCACACAGAGCGCGACACCAACCCAGCCCGCAATTGTATTATCAATAATCAGCGTACCGGCTCCCGGCAACTGAAAAGTGTTAGCAATAATCAGATAGAAAAATAGCAGAACAAATGGTGGAATCAGGAAATCCTTTTTATCCAGCTTGCCAAATTGAAAAGCAGTAATATCAAGGCGCTTCAATTGCCGGGCCCGAAATAAAACCAAACCAATTAATAGCACTAAGGCACCAATCGCAAAATATCCTTGCATATAATCACGCTTTCTAAGCAACTCAGGCGGCAACCGGCCGGTTGCCGCCTAAGGGGCATTATATAAATCACAGTGATGCTTCAACTTCTAATTTAGCATCACGCAAGTCAGCCGCAGTCTCGAAGTCAAGCCGGCTGGCTGCATCTTTCATTTCTTTCTCAATGCGCTCAATAAGTTTTATCTTATCTTTGCGGCTCATCTTATCTACACCGCGAGCATTTTCACCTTCAACCTCTTCACCGAGACTGATATTATCGCGGATATCTTTGATAATTGTTTTTGGTACAATACCATGTTCGGTGTTGAAGTCTTGTTGAATTTTACGGCGACGTTCAGTTTCATCAATTGCATAGCGCATTGAATCAGTAATCTTATCACCATACATAATAACTTTCCCATGCTCGTTACGTGCCGCCCGACCAATAATCTGAATCAGCGAACGACTTGAACGTAAGAACCCTTCTTTATCAGCATCAAGAATCGCAATTAATGATACCTCGGGAATATCTAAACCTTCCCGGAGCAAGTTAATGCC
The Culicoidibacter larvae DNA segment above includes these coding regions:
- a CDS encoding sulfatase-like hydrolase/transferase, which gives rise to MNNNKDKHRLFLILITILTFVTIFVVGFTTWMVYNFGDVSFEQYFFSITAPTAGTPTSFYIQIAMAIGVILLVTLIVVFIYYLILKKVKLKSSVKKLSILLITGALLFSSLFYMNANLKIATYFFAETTTFFEDNYVKPSSDIITFPKQKKNLIYIYLESFEATYFSKELGGAVDINLMPNLTALINEPGAVSFSGGELMGGGIQAPETGYSIAGMFAQQSGLPFKVPVKGNDYGTKYEFATGAITLGDILKQEGYNLQFLVGADGTFAGVNNFYQTHGDFEILDVKVAKDEGKIPQEYLVWWGFEDRKLFEFSREKLEAITQQDQPFAMVIEADDSHFPDGYTDEACPKDRTEPYENSISCVDSMVGEFINYLKQQPYYEDTVIVLHGDHLSMEQEYFKTLDPNYERRTFNAYLNLDQTKVAGVKNKDRLFNSMDVFPTVLSAMNVDIKGNRLGLGTDLFSGQQTLYEKFGTDFVNAELAKKSPYFFETFLYSKTKYE
- a CDS encoding methyltransferase family protein — encoded protein: MQGYFAIGALVLLIGLVLFRARQLKRLDITAFQFGKLDKKDFLIPPFVLLFFYLIIANTFQLPGAGTLIIDNTIAGWVGVALCVAAPIVFFWGMISFGKSFRVGIDMDTPGQLVISGAFAFSRNPLYLAFFMILFGILIIFPLWIFLAYFVGGLWLIDRQVNLEENALRTIYGTEYDAYCRKVKRYF